The nucleotide sequence AGGCCTGGCTGGGCCCTCTAGGTGGATAATTCTAGCAACCATGGCTCAATGCCAGGCCCGGCTGTGATGAGCCCGTTTGCTACAAGAggagactgaggttcagagaagtcaAGGGTCCAAGGGTGAGCAGGGCTGGCACCAAAGCCCACGCAGGCCAGCACAACAGGGTAGGGGatggggcaggggcagaggcGGCAGTGCTGATGGCGCCGGCCCTCTCTAGGTTGCACAAGCAAAGGCCTCGTCCTGCCCGCCGTGCTGGGCATCACCTTTGGTGCCTTCCTCATCGGGGCCCTGCTCACCGCCGCACTCTGGTACATCTACTCGCACACGCGTGAGTACCCCAGGCCCCCACAGTGAGCATGCCGGGCCCCTCCACCCACCCGGGGGAGCCCAGTGAAGCCTCTGAGGGATTGAGGAGCCCTGGCCGGGACCCTGACCTCCGCCCCTGCTCCCAGGTTCCCCCGGCAAGCGGGAGCCCGTGGTGGCAGTGGCTGCCCCGGCCTCCTCAGAGAGCAGCAGCACCAACCACAGCATCGGGAGCACCCAGAGCACCCCCTGCTCCACCAGCAGCATGGCGTAGCCCCGGCCCCCCACGCTTGCCCAGCAGGAGAGACTGAGCAGCCGCCAGCCGGGAGCACCGCTGTGAACTCACCCTGGGAGCCAGTCCTCCACTCGACCCAGGATGGAGCCTGCTCTCCGTGCCCgcccttcccacctccctctcAGACGCCTGCTGCCAGTGGGGCCAATGCCTTGGAACACCTTGGggtccctccaccccaccccacagaaCCTTCATATCCCAGTGGGTCTGGGATACGGCTGCCCAGGGCCGCGGAGAGAGACCATTTGCCACACTGTTGTAAAACCCCAAGCCCCTGTCATTTGAACCTGGATCCAGCACTGGTGAACTGAGCTGGGCAGGAGGGGAGAACTTGAAGCAGATCCAGGCCAGCCCAGCCAGGCTGACAGCACCTCCCCCCGAGGAACGGAAGAGGGCCCAGCCTAGAGCCACCTGGATCTATCCCTTCGGCCTCCACACCTGGACTTGCCTAACTGGCGGGGGAGACAGGAGCCTAGCAGAGCCCAGCCTGGGAGCCCAGAGGGTGGCAAGAACAGTGGGCGTTGGGAGCCTAGCTCCTGCCACATGGAGCCCCCTCTGCCGGTCGGGCAGCCAGCAGAGGGGGAGTAGCCAAGCTGCTTGTCCTGGGCCCGCCCCTGTGTATTCACCAATAAATCAGACCATGAAACCAGTGATGGGCTGGGCTGGGAGAAGGGCAGTGACATTCAACGCCAGGGTGGGGTAAGGGCACAGGACAGGGCTGCTCTTGTCCTTGGCCCCCACTGGGCTGGCCTGGTGGCAGGGGCGGCATCCTGAACAGTAGCAGAAGCCAGGGCACAGGTTTTGATTCAGCCAGTTCCCCTCTGCCACTCAGCCCCTCGGCAGCACACCCCAGGGTCTCGGCTGCAAGAAAGCAAACACCAGGAGGCCCCATCCACACTCCCACTCTGGGGTTCTGAACACAGGGTCCTCGACTgctctgagttcaaatcctggaccTGCCACTTGTTGGCCTGTGACTGTAGGCAGGtcccatggctttttttttttttttttttgagacagagtcttactctgtcgcccaggctggagtacagtggcgctatctcggctcgctgcaacctctgcctcccgagttcaagcaattctcctgcctcagcctcccgagtagctgggactacaggtgtgcgccaccatgcccggctaatttttgtatttttagtagacagggtttcaccatgttggccaagatggtctccatctcttgacctcgtgatccgcccgcctcagcctcccaaagtgctgggattacaggcgtgagccaccgtatctGGCCCCCATGGCTTCTTGAAGCCAGCAACAGTTCCCTCGTCTGTCAAATGGGTATAATTCTCCATCACCAGGTCTCTGCAAGGGGGTCTGCAGAAAGCACTGCCTGGCATATGGTCAACAGGCGTCAGTCCGGTCTTCTCATCTCACAGTCAGGCCACCTGAGGCGCACAGGGACGGAGGGACTTGTCCCAGGCCACACGGCCAGGCTTCCTCTACACCGCACAGGTCCCTGATCACCAGCAgcccctctctccctgtctctgctgaGGGAGCAGGGGGTCAAGGGTCAGTCGAAGGCTttgccatttctttaaaaaacaaagttaaaggCTTTAATTCACTCCAGCCACCCACTGTCCTAGGGTGTCCCAGGCAGAGGCCTTCTCCCTTCCCAGAAGGCACTGGGAGGAGGAAATCTACCACCCAGCACATGGCAGGACCCAGGGCCTGGCCAGGCAGTGCACACAATACGCTGGGCCTGAGCCAGGAGGCAGGCAGGGTATGGGGGGGAGACAGGCTGAACGGCCAGGCCACTGCAACAGTGAGAGACCCAGGGAGCCCCTCGCTATCTCGGCCAGGAGGAAGGAGAGACCAAGGCACAGAGCCTTAGAAAAGAGGACATCCTCTCCTGGCCTCCCATCCCAGAGCCCTGATCCCTAGGCCAGTCTAGACAGAACCaggaaagcagaaaacaaaaggcACCTAGTATGTAAGTTCATGGGGAGAACGCAGGCAGGTGTGGGAGGCTCCCACCTCCAACCCCGGGCCTCAGCTACTGGGACAGTGCAGGCTCCAGCAGCTTCAGGACACCACCCACCAGGTGCAGGCTGCCAGTGACCAGcacatggatggcagcagccTCATGGAGTACGCTGGCCCCACTGTGAGCCACAGGGTGGGTgaggaggccctttgggggagtgGGTGGCTGGAAGACAGGGTCTCGGCCTTGGCTGATCCATTGCAAGGCATGTGAAATACAGCTGAAGACGAGGGAGCTGGCGCTGCAggtgtggggtgggtggggcGCCAGCAGTAGGGATGTGGGCCCAGCAGGCTCTGGGCTGGGGGCGCTCCAGAGGTCTGGGCTGGCCTGCTCTTCGTCCAGGTGGTTCCAGTGCTGCTGGTGTTCCAGGCAGCGGAGCAGAACCTGGTCCAGTGTCACCGTGAAGTTCTGTTGGTCTGTGGAGCACAGAGACAGGCATGTCAGCGAAGGGGAGAGGGAGTAAGGGACAGGGGTGGAGAAAGGGGCTGGTGCACCGTGAGCACCTGTTTAGCACCAAGCCCTTTACATCATCAGGCCAGCAGTCTCGGCTCATGGTCTTCTCCATGGACACAATGAAGAAACTGCAGCTCAGGCAGGTtcagtgacttgcctaaggtcacgaGAGGCAGAGCCAGACACTCTGGCTCTATAGCTTTTGCTCACTAGGTACCATTTCCCCACCCTGGCCTCATtgtctccatctataaaatggaaatccaGCTGGGGACCATCACCAAGTGGGCATTTCTGGGGCTGCTGGTTAAAAACGCagattccggccgggcgcggtggctcaagcctgtaatcccagcactttgggaggccgagacgggtgaatcacgaggtcaggagatcaagaccatcctggctaacacggtgaaaccccgtctctactaaaaaatacaaaaaaaaaaaaactagccgggcaaggtggcaggtgcctgtagtcccagctactcgggaggctgaggcaggagaatggtataaacccgggaggcggagcttgcagtgagctgagatctggccactgcactccagcctggacgacagagccagactctgtctcaaaaaataaataaataaataaataaataaataaataaaataaaaataaaaatgcagattccaggccgggcaccgtggctcatgcctgtaatcccagcactttgggaggccgagatgggcggatcacctgaggttaagagttcaagatcaggccaggcgcggtggctcaagcctataatcccagcactttgggaggccgagacgggcggatcacgaggtcaggagattgagaccatcctggctaacacggtgaaaccccatctctactaaaacatacaaaaaactagccgggcgtggtggcgggcgcctgtagtcccagccactcgggaggctgaggcaggagaatggcgtgaacccgggaggcggagcttgcagtgagctgagatccggccactgcactccagcctgggcgacagagcgagactccgtctccaaaaaaaaaaaaaaaaagttcaagatcagcctggccaacatggtgaaaccccatttctaaaaaaaaaaaaaaattagccaggcgtggtggcatgtgcctgtaatcccagctacttggaaggctgaggcaagagtatcgcttgaacccgggacagggagattgcagtgagctgagatcatgccattgcactccagcctgggcgacagagcaagactccatctttttttttttttttttttttttttttgagacggagtctcactctgtcgcccaggctggagtgcagtggccggatctcagctcactgcaagctccagctcccgagtttacgccattctcctgcgtcagcctcccgagtagctgggactacaggcgcccgccaactcgcctggctagttttttgtattttttagtagagacggggtttcaccgggtttacggggtttcaccgggttagccaggatggtctcgatctcctgacctcgtgatacgcccatctcggcctcccaaagtgctgggattacaggcttgagccaccgcgcccggccaagactccatcttaaaaataaacaaaaaacaaaattagccgggtatagtggcgcgtgcctgtagtcccggctactcacgaggctgaggtgggagaatcatttgaatctgggaggcagaagttgcagtgagccaagatggcaccactgcactccagcctgggcaacagagcgagactgtctcaagaaaaaaaaaaaaaatgtagatttcaGAACTCTCCCCAGCCAGACTGATGTGGGGACTggagatgttttttgttttttttaagacagggtccagggtcttgctctgtcacccagactggaatgcagtgatgcaatcatgacttcatgactcactgcagcctccaccatccaggctcaagcgatccttccacttcagcctcctgagtagctaggaccacaggtgtacacacccacacctggctaattcttctatttttttttttttttttaatagagatgaggtctggcttttaactcctgggctcaaacaatcctcctgccaaaatgctggggttacaggtgtgagccaccaagtccagcctGGGACCTGTATTTTTTAcactatttcaaaaatttttaacacGACACATagtaaaaaacacattttatattgCAACCCAGTACTCACATACTTGTACGTACGTATGCCTGGAACAGAATGACCTTCGCCAAACAGGACCTACCCTTACTTGTGCAATGCACACTGGCATTTTCTATTCTACTctatttcatataaaattaaaaatgctggccgggtgcggtggctcacacctgtaatcccagcactttgggagactgaggtgggcggatcatctgaggccaggagtttgacaccagcctggccaacatggcaaaaccctgtctctactaaaaatataaaaattagctgggcatgttggcacatgcctgtaatcccagctattccagaggctgagacatgagaatcatttgaacccaggaagcagaggttgcagtgagctgagattgtgccactatactccagcctgggtgacagagtgagactctgtctcaaaaattaaattaaagaaaaaaaattttttgagatggagtctcgctctgttgcccaggctagagtgcagtggcgtgatcttggttcactgccagctccgcctcctgggttcacaccattctcctgcctcagcctcccaagtggctgggactaccggcacccgccaccatgcctggctaattttttgtattttttagtaaagacaaggtttcactgtgttagccaggatggtctcgatctcctgacctcgtgatccgcccacctcggcctcccaaagtgctgggattacaggcatgagccaccgcgcctgggcaaaaatttttaaaaataaaattaaataaagtataCTTTGGTGTATAAAAGAGTATAAGTACACTAAAGTGTGCTTATACagtaaaacaaatttattttctaccCCAAACCTCCAGTCTGGAAGCCCCCACTGCCTACCTCAGGGACCCCTGCCCATCCCCAGGGGCCATGCCTGTTACATCTCACCTGCATTGCCTGTGGATGACACCTCTGTCAGGTTGGGGCAGAAGACGGCATAGTCAAACTGGCACGGCTAGAAGGCCAAAGGAAAGACCTGGTGTCAGACCCCGGAAAGGATGTCCGCCGACTTCCACATGACCCCCTGAGCCCACATCTGGAGATGCAGCCTCCCTGACAACTAGAATGACGCTGTATAAACCCAGCCAAGGTACTTCAGCACCCTGCCCCCATCTGCCTCAGTATACCTTGCCTGGCCTGTGGCCTGAGCAGCGAAGCCCCAGCCTACTGTACAGATGGGGGAACCGAGGCCACAGGTCAAGAGGACTTGCTGAAGGTCACTCAGATAGTGAGGAGACCCCAAATCCAGGCTGGAAAAAGACTGTGGGTAAATGGGAGAGGTTCTGgatacagcctcagcctcctgatctgtgaaatgggagatgATACCTAGGGGCCACTTCAGCCCTGACAGCTTgggcagcctcagtttccccaagcaGAGAAAGGCCCAGTGACTCCTTCAACCAAACTCGAGAAGCAGGTACCCTTAGCAGCAACCCAGTTTTATGGAGAGGCAAAGTGAGGCTCAGGGAAATGTCACCTCTCGCCCAGTCCAGGGTGATATGCTAGTGCCAAAGGGGCATGACAAGTGAGTCCAGTGTCTACGCCTTTAGCCACGACGTGGCCCTCCTCGTAAGCCTGGACTTGAGTCTAGACACGCGGGGAAATGAGTAATGACCTATGACTGGACTCCCCGCGGCCCTGCGGCACCTGGCGGAACCAGCATATGTACCTCGTCACATCTAATCCTCAATACAACTCAGAGTGACGACTGGCACCCCCCAGGGTCACACCGTCAGACCCAGGGCTTCAGGACTGCCTGCCGCCCACCCGCAAGTCGGCCCCTCACCTGCAGCAGTTTCAGCAAGGCCGCCGGGTCCCGGTCCCCGGTAGCATTGAAGAGCAAGACTCGAACCTCGGGCCCACTGCTGCAGGGGCGAGGAGCTGGGTCAGAGGGCGCCGCCCATTCTCCCAATCCCGTCCCCGCCCTTCCCCACGACCCCGCCCCTCCCCGTGGGCCCGCCCCGCCCTTCCCCAAGATCCCGCCACTTCCAGTGAGCCcgcccaggccccacccccatccctgcccctcACCCGCTCGGCCTCTCTCGGCCCTGCAGCGCCTGGCGGAACCAGCGCACGCAGGCCTGCACGCTGCTGGGGGTGTGCGCGCCGTCCAGGTACCAGGTAAGGGGCCCGCGCCGCAGCACCTGTGTCCGCCCCAGCCACTCCGTGTTCCGAAGCCCTGGGGGAGGGCAGCAAGGCAGTCCTCCAGGTTCTCTCCCACCCCCGTCCTCAACTCCGCACACACACTGCTGAGGCCAGTCTCCCCTGCAGGCTGCGCCCGCTCTCAACACTCTGAGGACCCCGGCAGCCCAGGAACTTCTTACTAGCACCAGTCAATGGCTCGGCCTTTTCGGCTGCCTCATCTGGTGGAATCTTTCAGGCAACTCTGAAAGGGTCTGCTATCATGTATGAGTCCCGTTTGACAGCCCGAGAGCCCTTAGCTGGGGCCGGGATGTGATGCGAGGTCGGCCTGTCGCCAGGACCTTGTCACTTGCCCCTGACAACAGGCGTGGCACACAGTGGGCCCACTATTTGCTGCAGGGGCTTAAAAGCATGAGCACCCGCTGGGTGCTGAAAGCTTTGGGGGAGGCAAGAAGCAGATGACTGGATCACCGTCCTCCAGAACCTCAGGGTCTGATAACAATGATAGTGACAGTGATAGCAGCTTCCACTGGCTGGCACTTTATCCCACACTGGCCAGGCCCTGCACTCAGCACCTTAGTGATGTCACCTCAGCGAATCCCCACCACAGCCCTTGGCAGTGGCTCCTATCATCATCCAGTTTGGCAGATGAGAAGACAGGCTCAGAAAGAGTTCATGAGCTCAAGGTCAGGGAGGTTTGCTGACATCAGAATCCTTTCTCTTAAGCACCACTTCAGATTGTCTCTATCTcccaaacagaaaaccaaaaaaaaaaaaaaaaaaagaaaaaaacatctgaAGGGGCACAGACACACGCAGTGGTCCCAGCTGGGCAGGAAGGTCCAACTCACCGAGCCGCATGTGGGATGTGGGCTGGAACACGGGTGCCAGGGGCAGCTGCCACAGGAGCCCCGGCCTGGATGCTTTCACCTCCCCAGCACCTGCGGGGTGTGTGAAACCAAGTGTGCCCAGGACCCTCCTAGGCAGGCTCCACAGGTGCCACCGACCTGCCTGCCCACTCAGCTGCCCGCTGCTCACCATGGTGGTCCTGCCGCTGCAGCCAGCAGTGGGCCAGTTGCAAGGCCAAGGCGGCATTGGACCGCTGGTGCTCCCCGTCCAGGCCCAGGGCCAGCGGCGGCCCCCCTTCCTCCAGGGCCTCCAGCGTCGGACACAGGTAGAGAGGACACTGGGGGAGACAGGCAGGAGCGTGTCAGCAGAGGCCCTCCCTGACCACATCAGCCCtcccatctctcccctcccccagccaccaAGCCCTGCTCCCAGAACTGAGATGTGTTCCAACTGGCCCGGCAGCTTCCTCACTGCACAGATGAGCAGACTGAGGCCCCAGAGGATGCAGTGCCTCCTCAAACAGGAGGGACACACGCCCACCCTGCCGCTGCCCCCATTCCAATCAGACTTACTGAGATCTGCTGGGCTCGGTCCCTCAGCACTGCCAGGGGACCttcaggttggagcacagtgaaGGCAGGGACGCCTTGCTGTGGAGGGAACAAGGAGAGAGAAGGGGCTACCTAGCGTCCTCCACACTGCTATCTCTGGCCCCCACATCCCTGGGTCTGGGCTACCACTGGCTCTCATCCCTcatgtttcttcatttctgttttttgagaggaagtctcactctgtcacccaggctgaagtgcaatggcacaatctcggctcactacaacgtctgcctcccgggttcgagcgattctcctgcctcagtctccccagtagctggaactacaggcgtacaccaccacacctggctaatttttgtatttttagtagagacggagtttcaccatattggtcaggctggtctcaaactcctgacctcaggtgatcctcctgcctcgacctcccaaagtgctgggattgcaagcatataagccaccatgcccagccatcccTCATGTTTCAATGGGGAAACAGTCTGGAGAGGAGACTCAACTTGTTCCAGTCACACAGTGAAGCCAGGATGAGAATGCAGACGCCCAGGCCTTCCATGTCTCTCCCGTCCCCCAATCTGCCTGGTCACCTTAAAGATGCCCCCTTTCTGCCATGCAATCTTCTCCACCGTGTCCCCCAGGAGGCTGGTGTGGTCGATGCCAAGAGAAGAGACGCCGCACACCACAGGCTTCCTGCAGAGGAGGAAAAGGCCATGAGGCCCTGCCGAGCCACCAGGCGGCAGGTGAGGCTGTGCTCCTGGCTGCCGCTCCTCGCCCCAAGCAACTGTGCTCACCTGATGATGTTGGTGCAGTCATAAGCCCCGCCAATGCCCACCTCCACCACTGCCAGGTCCACCTGCCAAAGACCAGAGGGCATGGCAGGGGGTATGAGGGTGCCCAGAGGCCACATGGAAGCAGGGAGCCCCCAGGCCTGCTGAGGTTCCTGTTCCCAAGGCCTCAGATGCAGGGTTCTAGGGAGAGGGCACACACCTTCTCTTGGAGGAAGACGTGGAAGGCCATGAGTGTCAGGAAGCGGAAGTAGGGGGGCATGGAGACACAGCTGCCATCCTGTGGCACAGGGACATGTCAGGGCCCAGAGCCCCTGCAGCCCCTCCTCTGGGGACATGGGGTGCTGGAACATGTagcacccccaaccccacccaccCGCCAGCCCTCTTGCATGGGGCACCTTGGTCTCCTCCAGCCGGTGGTAGAGGCGCCAGAAGTACTTGGTGAAGAGCTCGGGACTGATGGGCTGCCCATTGATGCGGATCCGCTCCCGAACCTGCACCAGGTGGGGAGAGCTGCCGGGACAGCTGGGGTCGTCAGGACTCCCTTCCCGAGCATCCTGGCCTTCCCCCACCCTGCAGGGGCTGAGGCCACTGGCCTCGGTGCCTCGCCTCTCCTGTGTCCCTCGGTTTGTTCCTGGTACCCCATCCCCCCGGACTATCTGTAGCCCCCCCAGTCCTCCCCCTCTTCTATCTCCAGGTCTCTGCACCTGGCTCACCCTATTAACCACACTGGTCTCAACTAAGACAGCTCCTCCTCCTTTGGaccctcacccaggctggtctcgcacatCCAATGGTCCCATACCAGTCACTCTGCTGACATCTGTCCCACAATGCCAtctgtctcacagctctcagAGAGAAAGCCCACAAGCAACGTTCAAGCTGCAGCCCTGGGCTGGCCCTCAAGGCCACATGGGCCCAAGGTGAAGGCTAGGGTTTTTATCCCCAAAATgactgtagtttttatttttgcttatttatttttctttatttttgagacagggtcttgccctgtcacccaggctggagtgcagtggcacaatcttggctcactgaaacttccacctctcgggttcaagtgattctcatgcctcggcctcccaagtagctgagactacaggtgcacaccaccacgccttgctgatttttgtatttttagtagagacagggttaacgccatgttagccaggctggtcttgaactcctggcctcaagtgatttgcccgcctgggcctcccaaagtgctgggattacaggcatgagccactgcgcctggcccaaaaaatGATTTTAGAAGACAGGTTGGTGCCTTATGTTTCAATCCTCAAAGACACTCAGGTAGTAAGTCCTcctctccatctctttatttgaACAAGAACTGTTTAGGGAAAACATATTGGCTTGAAATGACCTTAGGCAGCTGATTTCAGAAGTTCCTGGTGATGGGCTTAGGAGACATGCGTGACACAGGAAGAGTGATTCTGGTTCTACCTGGCCATCCTCTTGTGTAAGTCTAGACAAGTGAGACCAAGAGGGGGCGCTGTCTCCTGGGGAAAGCCACAGCAGAGACTGGCTGAGCAGAAG is from Macaca mulatta isolate MMU2019108-1 chromosome 15, T2T-MMU8v2.0, whole genome shotgun sequence and encodes:
- the FPGS gene encoding folylpolyglutamate synthase, mitochondrial isoform X12 → MLNTLQTNAGYLEQVKRQRGDPQTQLEAMELYLARSGLQVEDLDQLNIIHVTGTKGKGSTCAFTECILRSYGLKTGFFSSPHLVQVRERIRINGQPISPELFTKYFWRLYHRLEETKDGSCVSMPPYFRFLTLMAFHVFLQEKVDLAVVEVGIGGAYDCTNIIRKPVVCGVSSLGIDHTSLLGDTVEKIAWQKGGIFKQGVPAFTVLQPEGPLAVLRDRAQQISCPLYLCPTLEALEEGGPPLALGLDGEHQRSNAALALQLAHCWLQRQDHHGAGEVKASRPGLLWQLPLAPVFQPTSHMRLGLRNTEWLGRTQVLRRGPLTWYLDGAHTPSSVQACVRWFRQALQGRERPSGGPEVRVLLFNATGDRDPAALLKLLQPCQFDYAVFCPNLTEVSSTGNADQQNFTVTLDQVLLRCLEHQQHWNHLDEEQASPDLWSAPSPEPAGPTSLLLAPHPPHTCSASSLVFSCISHALQWISQGRDPVFQPPTPPKGLLTHPVAHSGASVLHEAAAIHVLVTGSLHLVGGVLKLLEPALSQ
- the FPGS gene encoding folylpolyglutamate synthase, mitochondrial isoform X9, which encodes MRGARSLAASLPVAEKFWWEGTMEGPSRQPSSAKTASFQDAVRMLNTLQTNAGYLEQVKRQRGDPQTQLEAMELYLARSGLQVEDLDQLNIIHVTGTKGKGSTCAFTECILRSYGLKTGFFSSPHLVQVRERIRINGQPISPELFTKYFWRLYHRLEETKDGSCVSMPPYFRFLTLMAFHVFLQEKVDLAVVEVGIGGAYDCTNIIRKPVVCGVSSLGIDHTSLLGDTVEKIAWQKGGIFKQGVPAFTVLQPEGPLAVLRDRAQQISCPLYLCPTLEALEEGGPPLALGLDGEHQRSNAALALQLAHCWLQRQDHHGAGEVKASRPGLLWQLPLAPVFQPTSHMRLGLRNTEWLGRTQVLRRGPLTWYLDGAHTPSSVQACVRWFRQALQGRERPSGGPEVRVLLFNATGDRDPAALLKLLQPCQFDYAVFCPNLTEVSSTGNADQQNFTVTLDQVLLRCLEHQQHWNHLDEEQASPDLWSAPSPEPAGPTSLLLAPHPPHTCSASSLVFSCISHALQWISQGRDPVFQPPTPPKGLLTHPVAHSGASVLHEAAAIHVLVTGSLHLVGGVLKLLEPALSQ
- the FPGS gene encoding folylpolyglutamate synthase, mitochondrial isoform X10 yields the protein MSRARNHLRAALFLAAASARGVTTQVAAQRGLSAWPVPQEPSMEYQTNAGYLEQVKRQRGDPQTQLEAMELYLARSGLQVEDLDQLNIIHVTGTKGKGSTCAFTECILRSYGLKTGFFSSPHLVQVRERIRINGQPISPELFTKYFWRLYHRLEETKVDLAVVEVGIGGAYDCTNIIRKPVVCGVSSLGIDHTSLLGDTVEKIAWQKGGIFKQGVPAFTVLQPEGPLAVLRDRAQQISCPLYLCPTLEALEEGGPPLALGLDGEHQRSNAALALQLAHCWLQRQDHHGAGEVKASRPGLLWQLPLAPVFQPTSHMRLGLRNTEWLGRTQVLRRGPLTWYLDGAHTPSSVQACVRWFRQALQGRERPSGSGPEVRVLLFNATGDRDPAALLKLLQPCQFDYAVFCPNLTEVSSTGNADQQNFTVTLDQVLLRCLEHQQHWNHLDEEQASPDLWSAPSPEPAGPTSLLLAPHPPHTCSASSLVFSCISHALQWISQGRDPVFQPPTPPKGLLTHPVAHSGASVLHEAAAIHVLVTGSLHLVGGVLKLLEPALSQ
- the FPGS gene encoding folylpolyglutamate synthase, mitochondrial isoform X4 → MSRARNHLRAALFLAAASARGVTTQVAAQRGLSAWPVPQEPSMEYQTNAGYLEQVKRQRGDPQTQLEAMELYLARSGLQVEDLDQLNIIHVTGTKGKGSTCAFTECILRSYGLKTGFFSSPHLVQVRERIRINGQPISPELFTKYFWRLYHRLEETKDGSCVSMPPYFRFLTLMAFHVFLQEKVDLAVVEVGIGGAYDCTNIIRKPVVCGVSSLGIDHTSLLGDTVEKIAWQKGGIFKQGVPAFTVLQPEGPLAVLRDRAQQISCPLYLCPTLEALEEGGPPLALGLDGEHQRSNAALALQLAHCWLQRQDHHGAGEVKASRPGLLWQLPLAPVFQPTSHMRLGLRNTEWLGRTQVLRRGPLTWYLDGAHTPSSVQACVRWFRQALQGRERPSGGPEVRVLLFNATGDRDPAALLKLLQPCQFDYAVFCPNLTEVSSTGNADQQNFTVTLDQVLLRCLEHQQHWNHLDEEQASPDLWSAPSPEPAGPTSLLLAPHPPHTCSASSLVFSCISHALQWISQGRDPVFQPPTPPKGLLTHPVAHSGASVLHEAAAIHVLVTGSLHLVGGVLKLLEPALSQ
- the FPGS gene encoding folylpolyglutamate synthase, mitochondrial isoform X13, whose amino-acid sequence is MLNTLQTNAGYLEQVKRQRGDPQTQLEAMELYLARSGLQVEDLDQLNIIHVTGTKGKGSTCAFTECILRSYGLKTGFFSSPHLVQVRERIRINGQPISPELFTKYFWRLYHRLEETKVDLAVVEVGIGGAYDCTNIIRKPVVCGVSSLGIDHTSLLGDTVEKIAWQKGGIFKQGVPAFTVLQPEGPLAVLRDRAQQISCPLYLCPTLEALEEGGPPLALGLDGEHQRSNAALALQLAHCWLQRQDHHGAGEVKASRPGLLWQLPLAPVFQPTSHMRLGLRNTEWLGRTQVLRRGPLTWYLDGAHTPSSVQACVRWFRQALQGRERPSGSGPEVRVLLFNATGDRDPAALLKLLQPCQFDYAVFCPNLTEVSSTGNADQQNFTVTLDQVLLRCLEHQQHWNHLDEEQASPDLWSAPSPEPAGPTSLLLAPHPPHTCSASSLVFSCISHALQWISQGRDPVFQPPTPPKGLLTHPVAHSGASVLHEAAAIHVLVTGSLHLVGGVLKLLEPALSQ
- the FPGS gene encoding folylpolyglutamate synthase, mitochondrial isoform X8; its protein translation is MRGARSLAASLPVAEKFWWEGTMEGPSRQPSSAKTASFQDAVRMLNTLQTNAGYLEQVKRQRGDPQTQLEAMELYLARSGLQVEDLDQLNIIHVTGTKGKGSTCAFTECILRSYGLKTGFFSSPHLVQVRERIRINGQPISPELFTKYFWRLYHRLEETKDGSCVSMPPYFRFLTLMAFHVFLQEKVDLAVVEVGIGGAYDCTNIIRKPVVCGVSSLGIDHTSLLGDTVEKIAWQKGGIFKQGVPAFTVLQPEGPLAVLRDRAQQISCPLYLCPTLEALEEGGPPLALGLDGEHQRSNAALALQLAHCWLQRQDHHGAGEVKASRPGLLWQLPLAPVFQPTSHMRLGLRNTEWLGRTQVLRRGPLTWYLDGAHTPSSVQACVRWFRQALQGRERPSGSGPEVRVLLFNATGDRDPAALLKLLQPCQFDYAVFCPNLTEVSSTGNADQQNFTVTLDQVLLRCLEHQQHWNHLDEEQASPDLWSAPSPEPAGPTSLLLAPHPPHTCSASSLVFSCISHALQWISQGRDPVFQPPTPPKGLLTHPVAHSGASVLHEAAAIHVLVTGSLHLVGGVLKLLEPALSQ